From Oceanispirochaeta sp., the proteins below share one genomic window:
- a CDS encoding aminotransferase class V-fold PLP-dependent enzyme — MNQAFEELESAVFTAVTTYSNVNRGSGHYSLVSSRLIELARDSVLEYLELNKEHYSVIFLTPLRADALMTQLESSSFHSLSSQDIGLPLGLRILAVKRSALPKGIPFQTGGGVVKLVSPDSVVFTKGPERFEAGTPCIINIIALIKSLHLSKKQGHDLFLNEIQNTDADCAQSIAEILYKDDLENLSGSDLLQALRDSAPGNNIEVPTSEGLLEYTNFDNAASTPTFMPVWRTVCQTWKQPLHLQQRIIPLVKEICADFLDFTLDEYEIMFCSNTTEAINIAAQNWKKECTDECEAIVLNTLLEHHSNELPWRYISDNSVIRLSVDNNGFINSREMDQILQDYNLNQIHGKKRIKLVALCGASNVLGSYNDIKALAGMAHKYNARILVDGAQLVAHRSISMESDDIDYLAFSGHKMYAPFGSGVLVVRKSLLNFKAEELTRIQSSGEENLTGIAALGKAITLLQRIGMSVISREESELTSYILKGLSTVAGIKTYGVNDCSCSQFQEKGSTVVFSCTSVPHNLAAKELAERGGIGVRSGCFCAHMIVKQLMNIHPARAYIADKLIKMFPDLIEHILPGLIRVSLGLHNEKKHIDHFILTLQDISDSRHTLLDKIFARTLNATPFLPDNSVQKEIELFCKELIGKVYA; from the coding sequence ATGAATCAGGCATTCGAAGAACTTGAATCGGCAGTATTTACAGCAGTGACCACTTATTCTAATGTAAATAGGGGTTCCGGGCACTATTCTCTTGTTAGTAGTCGACTTATTGAACTGGCAAGAGATTCAGTTCTTGAGTATCTGGAACTGAATAAAGAACATTACAGCGTTATCTTTTTGACTCCCCTGCGTGCTGATGCTCTCATGACCCAGCTCGAATCCAGCTCATTCCATTCTTTATCAAGTCAGGATATTGGTTTGCCCCTGGGACTTAGAATACTGGCCGTTAAGAGGAGCGCCCTTCCAAAGGGGATTCCATTCCAAACCGGAGGAGGAGTGGTTAAACTGGTATCTCCCGACTCTGTTGTATTTACCAAAGGGCCGGAGCGTTTTGAAGCCGGGACTCCCTGTATCATCAATATAATCGCCCTGATAAAATCTCTTCATCTCAGCAAAAAACAGGGGCATGATCTGTTTTTAAATGAGATTCAAAATACAGACGCCGATTGTGCTCAGAGCATTGCAGAGATTCTCTACAAAGATGATCTGGAAAATCTATCGGGTTCTGACTTACTCCAGGCACTCCGGGACTCAGCCCCCGGAAATAATATTGAAGTTCCCACCTCAGAAGGGCTTCTCGAATATACCAATTTTGATAATGCCGCCAGCACACCAACCTTTATGCCTGTATGGAGAACGGTGTGTCAGACATGGAAACAGCCCCTGCATCTTCAACAGCGGATTATCCCTCTTGTCAAAGAGATCTGTGCGGACTTTTTAGATTTTACACTGGATGAATACGAGATAATGTTCTGTTCCAATACAACAGAAGCGATCAATATAGCGGCTCAAAATTGGAAAAAAGAATGTACAGACGAGTGCGAAGCGATCGTATTGAACACTCTTCTTGAGCATCACTCCAACGAACTCCCCTGGCGTTATATTTCCGATAACTCTGTCATTCGCTTATCCGTGGACAATAATGGATTTATCAATTCCAGAGAGATGGATCAGATCCTGCAGGACTATAACCTCAACCAGATCCATGGAAAAAAGAGAATCAAATTGGTAGCACTCTGCGGAGCGTCCAATGTACTGGGGAGTTACAATGATATTAAAGCCCTGGCAGGAATGGCTCACAAGTATAATGCCCGCATACTGGTAGATGGAGCACAACTGGTGGCCCATCGATCTATTTCAATGGAATCAGATGACATTGATTATCTTGCCTTCTCCGGGCACAAGATGTATGCCCCTTTTGGCAGTGGGGTTTTAGTCGTTCGCAAAAGTTTACTGAATTTCAAGGCTGAAGAATTGACTCGTATTCAATCCTCTGGAGAAGAAAACCTGACTGGAATTGCTGCATTGGGCAAAGCCATCACCCTCCTTCAAAGAATCGGAATGTCAGTTATATCCAGGGAAGAGAGTGAGCTGACAAGTTACATTTTAAAAGGCTTATCAACAGTTGCGGGAATTAAAACATATGGTGTCAATGACTGCAGCTGTTCACAGTTTCAGGAGAAAGGAAGTACTGTTGTTTTTTCATGTACCTCTGTACCTCATAATCTGGCAGCAAAAGAGCTGGCGGAACGGGGAGGTATCGGAGTCCGCAGCGGTTGTTTTTGCGCTCATATGATTGTTAAGCAGCTTATGAATATCCATCCTGCCAGAGCGTATATAGCTGATAAACTGATAAAGATGTTTCCTGACCTGATTGAACATATCCTGCCGGGTCTAATCAGGGTAAGCCTGGGTCTCCATAATGAAAAAAAGCACATTGATCATTTTATATTGACCCTTCAGGATATTTCAGATTCAAGACATACCCTGTTAGATAAAATATTTGCACGGACCCTCAACGCAACTCCCTTTCTTCCGGATAATTCGGTTCAAAAAGAAATAGAGCTGTTTTGTAAGGAGTTAATTGGAAAAGTCTATGCCTGA
- a CDS encoding NAD(P)-binding protein — MDKKNNNFDYIIVGAGLSGLSLAKELSIRNKKVLLLEKGRTLPYSPYQNIS, encoded by the coding sequence ATGGATAAAAAAAACAATAATTTTGATTATATAATCGTAGGTGCAGGATTATCAGGTCTTTCTCTGGCAAAGGAACTAAGTATAAGAAACAAAAAAGTTCTTCTACTTGAAAAAGGCCGTACACTTCCCTACTCGCCTTATCAAAACATTTCGTAA